A segment of the Manis javanica isolate MJ-LG chromosome 10, MJ_LKY, whole genome shotgun sequence genome:
AATAAAAAGAGTGGAGCCAggttgaaaaaatattgagaacaaTTATACACAATTAGCAAGAAGTTTTGGGTTTTACAGTATCCCTGTGAGGCAGGCGGTTCCCcgatttacagaggaggaaatggactCTGCGATGCTTAGTGACTTGGCCGAAGTCAACAGCAGATTGGAGGTGTATCCCAAGGGTTCAGTCTTCCCTTTGCAGCGCCGCAGGTCCCAGCACACGATGAAGATCCGACCTGGTAGGTGGCAGCGGAAATTCACCACTTCCGTTCAGGGACTGGAGGAACGCCCGGTTGACCGCGACTAAGAACTGCTGGAGGCGGAAGAGAGGATAGGGGAAGCGAGGCGTAGAGGAAGAGGTTGGGCCTCGGCGGCCGCCGTAACACTAACGCTCTGATCCCCATGGCAACAGCCAGAAGCGGCGGGAGGCTTCGGAGCTGTGCAGCCACCGCCGCCGATTCGAGGAGTGCGGCACGGAATCCGCAAACTGTGGCCGGGTGGGTGCAGGTGATGGGGATGGGTCGCCGGAGGATGCCGGGGTATGCAGGCAGAAGAGAGGTGTGGCCTGGACCGAAGTGGGGCCTGCGAGGGACTCGCCGTCCGGAATCCTGGGAATATCCCCTCGCCATCCCTGCTGTCCTGACTAGGGGCATCgttaggcctcagtttctccaaacGGGGAATGGGAagaggagagtgggcaccctaGTCCAATGGCCCCTCCAGTTTCTGAGGCCTAGGACTTTTTTTCCTCTGCAGGTCCTGGACTGACTGACCTGTCCTGCCTCATGGACGTGAGTTCTAGGCCCCTTACTCTCTCTGGAGCGGCCCCCTCACCCTGACTTCGAGCCCGGACTGGAGAGGGGGCTCTTTACCCAGCATAGACCCTTCCAGTTCAGGACAAGAGCTGTGAGAGAGTTCCAGGGATGGACTTTCCACGGGAGGGCACATTCCTGTTCTTCCTGGCAAGATGAGGAGTTTGCCAAGTAATCAAGGAGAAAAGCCATCCCAGGCATTGGAACAGCATGGGCAGAGACTTGGTGGTGAGAGAGAGGATTGGGCGTTTGGGGAATGGCTGGGACTTCAGGATAAATGGCATGtccagggggagggaaggaggggtagGCAAGGCTATATCAGGGCCTTTGTCACTGAGATAAGAAGTTTGGACTGAGTTAGTGGAGCCACTGATGGGTTATAAGGAAGGGAGGGACTCACAGGGACAACTGGTGTGAAAAGGAGCAAAACTGCAGGCTCAAAGATGGGCCAGTAATGTGGGCGGAGGGATGATAAAGTAGTATAGTGGAAGCAGACAGTTGATCCATTTGGAAAGGTATTCTGAAAGGAAAATCAGTATGTCTAGAAAAGGTCTAGGAAGGTCTGGAAAAGCCTACAATGGTCAACAGGTCCTTGATGATGTTGAAGTGCAGATGAGAGGCAGGTGTGGGGAACAAGATAGCATAGTCCTATTGGCTCTCTTCCCATCATTTGGTGGCTGTTCCTCCCCTTTTCCCAGCCACCTCTGGTGTCCCTTCTGCTATTTTTGTATTCCTACAGCCTGTCCCCACCTCTTTCTCACCGCTTCCCCCCTGTGCTCATCCAGGAATCCTCTAGCCTGCTGAATACAACCCCGGCTCCTGTCAGCAGTCCTTCCCTGCTGCTCCCCATCCCTGCCATCGTCTTCATCGCTGTGGGCATCTATTTGATGCTGCTCTGCCTAGTGCTACTGACTAGGCGCTGCCTGCTGGTGAGGGGCCTGGGTAAGGGCTAAAGGGTGAGCTCTGGGGAAAGGGACCCAGTCAGTCTGTCCCTCATGTGCGTGCCTTACTTTGACACTCCTTTGCCATTTACCCCCCACATCTATTCCTTTTGTGAGACCAGGaagtccctcccctcccatccccaggAGAACCTTCTCCTGCCCCTCTCCCAAAACTTTGTTGCTACCTGCTAACTGGGTGAGTTCCTGAACCCTGTCATCTCCTAGGCCCAGAGCTGCTGCACAGACTGCAGCTCTCTCTGCAGGAAGCAAGGCGTCTCTAGGCCCCAGGACTGTTGCTGGACCTGTGTGGAAGCCTGCAACTTCCCTCTGCCTAGCCCAGCCAACTGCCTGGATGCCTGCTGCCCCCAGCCCACTGAAGCTGTGAGTTCTCATCCTATCCTCTGACCCCCTCAGCCCCTCTCTAGGCACTATCTGTACAATATTCTTTTTGTTCAACAGCATGTTGTACTGAGCACTTACTCCAGGCCAAGCACTTGGTCTAGTTCCAGGTACTGGATCAGGTGGAAAAAGCCCAAACTAACATAAACACCATATCAGATACTTTCTGTTGATGAAAGCtacttggagaaaagaaaacagctgGAGAAATGTGTGTCACATGTAGGCCACATAATCACTTCTGAAAATGgtagttaaaagaaaaaacagatgctGTCACACAGCTCCTTCTGTTCATTGAGTGAATACTATGTTCCAAATACTGCTACTTTATTGACATTATTATTTTCTCAGCAACCCTGGGAGGTGGGTACTTTATAAagcctatatatatttttttctggtaacAAAAAGCATTGATTACAAAGTACACATgtagaaatacatagaaatatgtCACTCTGTAACTCAGGTTGCTGCATTTTGTGTATGTCACTCATAAGTGAAATAGACAGTATATTGCTGCTGTAGTTTACTATTATTTGGTAAAAAATGGGGTCATCCCATACTATTTTATCACAACTGCTACTTGATATCATGCCTTGCCCACCTATCCATGTCTGTACATGCAGACAGCTAAgtatttttattctctgtttcAGGGGAATAAATTGGCTTAGGGAAGTTGAGTCACTAGTGTGTTGAAACAGAATCCTAAGGGAGAAGTCTGGCTCAGAAAGGACAGGTCATTTTTGCATATACAGGTTTAAAGATGTTAAGTGTAATTGACTACCTTCCTATTTCGGGCTCAGAGATTTAGACAGCAAAGATCCTCCCCTTGAAGTGGTGACCTTCAATAGGAAGGAGGAGTAAGGATAAAGATAAATTCAGAACTTGGGCTGACTGTATTTGGTCAAATTCCTGGGGGAAAGATGTTCTGTGTTTCTAAATTATGGGGCAAGGAGCTCTCCTCTTTCAAATAATCTACTTCTGGTTTTCCCAGGGTACTAGGGTTAAGGAGGGataggtgtgggcagggctgggctaaagagcaaatgggaaaaagaagaagaccTAGGTCCTTAAAGACTTGTGCTTTATAGGAAATGTTCAATTACAAAATGATTTCTCATCCCCTGTTGAGGATGCTGCCCCCTTCCCCTTCTGTCCACAGCAAAGGGATAGTCAAGGGCCCCTCCTCCttgagggtgaggagggagggaggtacACTGTCTGGAGGGCCTGGCTCCTCCCATCCCCAACCTCCCATGCCCAAGGGCTTCAGGTTCCTCCAAAGAACCTCAAGGACTGATCCTATCTGGCTTCTGCCAGAGCCAGGAAGGATTCTAAAATGGCAGAGGGTGGAGCAGAGTCAGTCTGTCCTTGATCTATCTTTCCACAAAGTACATCAAAGTCTTTCTGTCCTTCAGTTTCCTAATAGTAACAGTAACAGCCAGAAATATTACAAAGCTCTTGCCTACTTCACAGCtgtagaaactgaggcttacagaggtttgagtgacttgcctgaggcctGGGTCAGGACACAAACCCAGgtttctcttcttctctggaGGAGAAACTTCCCTGCTCTGCTTCTTTCACAAACATGGATCTAGCTGTTGTGAGGATctaattaattcattcacttatttattcacttacCAAAGATTTATGGAGTACTATCAAGGCACTGCactgaaaacaagagctggtccCAGCCTTCAGAAGGCTCACATTCTGGTGAAGGATAGAAAGAAATAAGTAAGCAATTATAATAGAGTGTGAGAAATTGTGCAATATAGTACAATGGTTGGTTTTCAGCCCTGCATGTGATAAGAGACATGTATTAGGCTTAAATGGAAAGCTGAGCATCTAGGCCCCacactcagtaggtctgggatgggacTAGAATTTTTAATAAGTTCTCACATAATTTTGATGCACACCAGGATTAAGAACTACTACTAAAAACTACTTTTAAGAAAGAGTGCTGTGACAAGAATAGCTCCCTTTTACTGAGAGCCcaccaggtgccaggcactgggccttAGTTTTTTCCAGTGATTCCCCACAATGATTCTATCAGGTAGGTGTTAAATTtgtttcagagatgaggaaactgaggatcaaaATGTGAATCTGCCAGACATGGACCTGAATTAGATTCAAATCTGGACTGAGCTCTCACAAGTAAAGACAATTGGCCTTCACAAAATCAGAGTGAAAAACTTCAGAGCCTACAGAAACAGAGGGGTTAACAGTCTGTGGAGTccttatttaatgtattgaaatagCAGATTCCTTCCAGAAGCCTTATGGCTgcttaaaagtaaagaaatccaTTAGCCAGCTATTAATGACTAGATCTAAACCCTTTCAGCAGATAGAGCCCTGAATGACTTAATGCTCTGTTCTCTGAGGGCAGGGCACTGGAGTCTCTCAGCCACCAGTTCTGCACACGGAAGGATGGTGTGGTCCTCAAAAACCCCACAGAGCCAACTTCATGTCCAGACTGGGACTCCCCAGGGACACCCCAAACCACACCCTTATCAAACACAAGGAAATCACTTTGCTCTCCCTTTCACCATGACACTTGACATGGCTCCTCCTTGAGAGAGAGTTCTGTTGGCAGTAGCACCAACCCAGTTCAGACCCCACTCCCTGCAGATCTCTTCCCCTTGCTGAGGCCCCTAGTGATACCTTATCCTACCAGTCATTTGATGCTGTACCCCGAAACCTCAGCTGTTCAAAAGGTCATTCCCCTATTCCTGGCTTGGCCCGGTGTCTGATTGAGCTGTGCAACTGTGACTGTCACTAGCTCTGCCTCAGCCTCAAGGAGCCAATCTTCTGTCACATTTTGGGTGTGTCCCACTCAAGCCACTTGGCCTCACCCCAGTCCATGTGTGAAGCAGTCACAGATCATTGTTGTCCCAGGTCGGAGAGGAGTGGTCTGGAGAGggttctttctcccttcctgttTCTAAGGACATGCCATTCGTATTCCCTAAGAGACAGGCCCTCTGCTTCTCCTGGGAGTTGAGAAgcccccttctttcttctttgcccAAAGAGGGAAAAATTATAGTCTTtgattcatccatttatttaacattcatCTGTATCTCACATACCTGCTGACCCTGAGTCCCCTGCTAAGCTCAATGGAAATATGAAATGAACTGTCCCTTCCCTAGCAGACTCGGAAAGAAGCTGATATTCCTggccctgggaggcagtggggtAGTGAGGAGCTCAGGACCCAAACCTCAGACCCACTTATTCCTAGGTGTATTCCTTTGGCCAATTAACTCCCCTCAGTgactgagcctccatttccttttttgtaaagaAGACCCCTTACTCGAGGTTCTGATAAATAAGAGATGTAACTTTATAAAactttaagagattttttaaaatatgcaaattaccatttttaaagaaaattagaaagttttttttcaaatcattcaTGAATGCcttgcacagagtaggtgcttagAAAATGATTAATGAGACCCTTCAGTTTGTTCACATGCCAAGGAAGAAATCCATTTAAAACCAAGACAATATGTGTATGCCTTCCCTGTCTACTCACTTTCAGTTGCATGAGGCCCCAGAATATAGTAGAATCACATTTGAGCTAAATGTTGGGACCTAGCATGGGACCAAGGCCAGTTCATCTCTGGTCCTCAGTCTCCTtgcctataaaatgggaagaaagaaagaacctcCTGAATAATTTCTTCCAGCTCCTGAACCCAACTGTTTGGAACATTGTCTGGGCTGATTTCTCAACAGCACAGGGAATTGATTTATCCCCTAGAATGGTGGATGGTACCCTCTGTTCCCTGGGCAAGTGGGACTTCCCAGGCCATTCTGTTCCCTTCTCCCCAGAGAGGGAACCTGCTGCAAACTTTGGTCCCTATTCCTTCTGCTCACTTCCCTcactccttcctctttctctcaggattgggcccctccctgcccccgctGCTGCCcactctgcgactgtgcctgtgcGTGCCAGCTGCCTGACTGCCAGAGCCTCAATTGTCTCTGCTTTGAGATCAAGCTCCGATGAGGACCCAGAGTCCCTGCCCTTTGGGGAGTGGCCAGCCCCCAGGGCCAACATGTCTTCTTCCCTGAGGGGCCTCAGGACACCTTTCTCCAGGGCATTGGAACTGCAAATGGCCTGCCCAGCTCACCAGCCTGGGAACCAGCAATGGAGAGCCTGGCTCCCTGCAGAGTAGACTCAGCCTTTGGCCAGCTGGTCTCAGCTCCTTTGTTGGGCCAAAAGAGAAAGAGGCTAGTGCTCTAGGAGGgcctctgcctgcctttccccTCCCTAAGTAAACTGTTATATTTGAAGGTGAGGGTGGGGACACTGCTCACCACAGACAGCATCATGGACAAACTTGGGCTTTGAGTATCAGGATATAGGGGTACCCCAGCCACACCCCATCAACGGACTTTAGTTATTTCCAGGTATGAGTGGAGTGCCTGCATCTACTCTCCGTCTAAAGAAATGGGCTCCAGAGAATCAACAGCCACAGCAAAGGCCGAGTTGGGAGGGAGGATCAGAGGAAGAGGTAGAGAGGGCCATAGATCTGAGTACCTTTACCCCCCACTTCCGTCCCCACGAATCCTTGTCCAAATATTTTTATCCCTTGACTACTGTTTTGAGGGCCTCAGTCTGAATTTCCAAGAAGAAATTTCCTGAGGTACTGGTGAGTGGGCAGAGGGCCCTCCCTCTACTCCCAAAATAGGGCATCTTCCTTCACCTTCCTTCACTTTAGGCCCTACTCTGGAGTGAATGTCAGGCGCTTCAAGTTTCCCTAAATATAGGTCCCTGCCAGGGGATCTGCCTTGAGGAAAGGGCAGGGGTCACTGGAGAAGGCTGGGGACATTGGTTGCGGGGAGGGCAGAAGCTGCCTTATAACCCAGCCCTGGAGTGACCTGGATCACTTGCTGCTGACCAGGCTTTGCCCGCTCCTTCAGCCTCCTCGCAGGTGGGCATCAGCAGGACGGAGGGGGTTGGGTTGGGCCGAAAGGGTCGGGATTAGAAGAGACTTGGCGGGTTGGGATAGAGGCTCGGAATGTATCTGGAAGGATGACCACCTCAGGGACGGATTTTATTTTGGAGCGGGAAATCAGATCCAAGGAAGGTGTTTCGCAGGGGCTCTGGCCTCGCATTCCCAGATTTGCTTGGGCGGAGCAAATCTGGGGCGGCCAGTTTGCGTGTAATCTGGTTTTCGGTGGCTGCTGGGGCTTCAGGCAAGTGCCCGCCAGCCCAGGCGGAGAGCGCGTGCGCGCGGTCAAGGCTGCCCTTGGGGCCCAGGCGCGACATCCGGAATCGCTGCCGCCTCGCCTCCGCCCCTGCCAGCCTGACCACTTTTCCTGCGGAGCTCCCTGTGAATCCACTCGCCGCCTTGTCCTCCGCCTCTCTTCTGCCTGGGCTGGTGACACAAGGATGTGCGGCTCCTCGTCCCGTAGTCCGCAAGTCCAGCCTTCGGACGAGGCCGGGGGACCCCCGACATCTGGGTTCTGTTACAGCGTGACACACGCTGCATCAGCGCAGGCCGGAAGCTGGGGCTACCCCGGCCGCGGGACGGGGCTTGAGAGTGAGGCTGAGCTTCCGTCTCTTTGCGCCCTATCATCCGCGTTTCCTCCACCCCATCCCCATCTCCTCCAGTGCCAAATTTCGGCTGAGTCACGGCCCCCAAAGCGCGCCAGGCTGGGGTAAAGGAAGACGGAGGGGAGGGTCCAGGCGACCTGCGGAATGTGGCCTGAGTCACGTCCGAGTGTCGGGTGTGGAGGGTGACCAGGAGCGATCGAGTTCTCGCTGCACTATTCCCGCCCAAGCGCCGCCTCAGGGCTTCGCCTTTCGGGGGCGGCCTCTCCCACAGTTCCTCTTCTGCAATTGGACGCTGGGGCGCCTTCGGCCCCctgtaagggaaaaaaatctggtGGAGGGTGGAGCGGTGCCTTTATAAGGCCAGGCACCACTTCTCTCTTGCCCGCCCCCTGCGCCGCCTCTCCGGAGCACAATAGGCAGCGTTCGTCCTGGAACGCGCCGCAGAACCGGGGTTCTGGTGACGACTGCCGCGTTCGGGCCCTCGGTCCACTCAACAGCCCGCTGCCCTCCACCGCTGAGCCCCGCACACCCGCCCCTCTCCCGTGCCAGGTGAGCGCTCCATGCCATGTGTGAGGGTCAGGAACCGTGGAGAAGGATCCTGGGGATAGTGTCGGGTCGGGTGTCAACGGGAAGCCCCCCCAACCCTATCCCAGCATCACCCCAACCCACTCACCCACATGCTTCGAGTCCAGCTTGAGCTCCTTCGGTTTGCTACACAGTGCAGCGGCTCCGCGCGCTGAGTCATGGCGGGGGAGGAAGCAGGACCGAGATGAAGAgccattctctctccttttcttgctGGAACCCCGGGTGCAAAGGATTATGGCCTCTGCCTCTGCAGGGATCCTAAGAGGCAGGGAGGGGTAGAGACCAGCTCATATACTTTCTCAGGGTTCCCGAAAGCTGGTGGTTCCTACCTACCCTGGAAGACGGGCACCCCTGGCTAGCAGGGGAAACCCCTTGGCAGCACCTGATGCCCCATTAACAGTTTCCCTGTCTTTCCTTATTGGGTAACCTTGATTCTGAGTCTGGAACAGCTACAGCCGTGCGAGCAGACATTTttcaggggcaggggtggggcgcTTACCTCTCCTCCACATTCTCTTACCATGTATGAACAGTGAGATTGGCAAACCTCACCGCTTTCTTCCACCTCGGGCTGGGCCTCCTCTGCTGCCCTTTCCTGAGCTTCTGATTACCCTCCCATctttttcctaacaccattttcCTAATGCCCTCCTGCTGACCCTGGTAGGAGAAGCCTGACCTTGGGATGTCCTTGAGGTGATAGAGACTGGGCTATCCCTGGGATCTTGGGTGGATTGGAAGGAACACTCGTTTGGCAGTCAGATCTGGGTTCTAATCTCAGATCTGACCCTTCAGTTGCTGTGTGACTTGAAACACAGACCTTACCCTTCTCTGGGTCCTTTCAGAGGAGGGGGTTGGGCCCTCTGCCTTATGCACTACCTCTAAATTACTCTGATTCAATTTTGCCTCTAGGCAAGGTGACCCCATGGCAAGACGCCAGTCAGAAGGGCCCAGCTTCTACATGAGCCACCAGTCTATGGCTCTGGCATATTCATTTACCCCAGATGCCAGTATGCAACCCCACCCTCAGCTGGGCAACACCCAGCAACAGACAGAGTTAGGAAAGGTACAGGAGGCAGGCCTAGTATAGGGAAGTCGGGTGAAGGGGAGAGCTGGGGACAGGAAGTGCTCCAAGACCTGCCAGGGTGTGGAGTAGAGGAGGTAGGGAACCTCTACTCTGACCTCCAGACAAGGGGCCCTCCCCATTGGGAGACACAGGAAGACCCAGCTGATGAGTCCTCCCCGTCTATCTCCTCTGCCAAGGAACAAACCAGCACCATGCCTTATCAATACCCAGCGCTGACCCCAGAGCAGAAGAAGGAGCTCTCTGACATAGCTCACCGCATCGTGGCTCTGGGCAAGGGCATCCTGGCTGCAGATGAGTCCACAGGTATGGGCAAGGGAGAAGGGCACAGGGGTGACAGGCTGATCCCCTCATTCCCGTGTGATGGTCCCTTCCAGGGAGCATTGCCAAGCGGCTGCAGTCCATCAGCACTGAGAACACTGAGGAGAACAGGCGCTTCTACCGCCAGCTGCTGCTGACTGCCGATGACCGTGTGAATCCCTGCATTGGGGGTGTCATCCTTTTCCATGAGACACTCTACCAGAAGACAGATGATGGGCGTCCCTTCCCCCAAGTTATCAAATCTAAGGGTGGTGTTGTGGGCATCAAGGTGAGGGGGCTGGGCCTCAGAGTGTGATTTGAGATGGGTCTGGGGGAACGAAGTCCCGAGTAAGAGGCTGGGGGCTGAATGTTCGGTTGGGAGCCTGGAGACTTGGGTGGAACATGCCCCAGATCACCTCTAACGCATGTGTAAGAGAAGCTAAAAACTTAGGGGTCCTGCTGGGCATATTTAGCCCTTGCAGTCCTGAGAGCAAGGTATTACCCTTATTGTACAGATGGAAAACCAGAAGTTCAAGGCAGTGAAAATTTTGCTTACTGAACTAGTAAGTGGCAGGACCCCAGGCCCTCTGCCAAATAATAACCCCATGTGTTGTCTTTTCTAAGACTGGATACTGTAACTAAGTGAAAACATTTACAAACCATGAGATGCCACTTGACAGATTCAGTGAAGTTGGGGGCAGAATGGGGCTACTGAGGATGAAAGGACACTAGAGATCATTTCCTCTGTCCCATATTGTTGCTCCCACCCCAACAGGTCGACAAGGGTGTGGTGCCCCTGGCGGGAACAAATGGCGAGACTACCACCCAAGGTGAGAACTGTTCAGCTTCTTGCCCTATGGACCGCCCACCTAGGTTGGTACGCCTCTGGGTGCCAAGAGGGAGTGGGAACCACCTACCTCCTCCTCTGCCATGCTCTTGACTCTTCTCTCCAGGGCTGGATGGGCTGTCTGAACGCTGTGCCCAATATAAGAAGGATGGAGCAGACTTTGCCAAGTGGCGCTGTGTGTTAAAGATTGGGGAACACACCCCCTCGTCCCTTGCCATCATGGAAAACGCCAATGTTCTGGCCCGTTATGCCAGCATCTGCCAGCAGGTGGGCCTACAGGTTCCCAACAGGCGTCCCATCTCATTTGGTTCCTGAGCGTCAGCTAGCCTGCCACCCATCTGCCAGGATAACTACCTCACCCAAGGCAACTGTTCTGGATCCTCACCAAGCATCCAGCTGGGGCATGTGTAGGACCCAGAGAGGCAGAATGAGGGTTATATGGGTGGGCCTAAGGAGTTTCTTATCGTACTACCTGCTAGAAGCTATGAAGCCATGCATTTCTATCATCATGGAGATGAGATCTTGGCTGATAGCTGTGGAGAGCTTTGGTAAGGCTCTGGGGTAGAAACCTTATAGCTACCCTGTCTCTCACCCCACAGAATGGCATTGTGCCCATCGTGGAGCCTGAGATCCTTCCTGATGGGGACCATGACTTGAAACGTTGTCAGTACGTAACTGAGAAGGTAGGTTGCCCTCCCTGGGCAGTGTGgtgggctgggcagctgggccaAGGGCCCTGGGGCTGATTCCTGTCCACCCACTTCACCCCACTTTGTCTTGCCCTGCTCTAGGTGCTGGCTGCTGTCTATAAGGCTCTGAGTGACCACCACATCTACCTGGAAGGCACCTTGCTGAAGCCCAATATGGTAACCCCAGGCCATGCGTGCACCCAGAAATTTTCCCATGAGGAGATTGCCATGGCAACCGTCACGGCACTGCGTCGCACAGTGCCCCCTGCTGTTCCTGGTGAGACCCACACCCTCATCTCAACCTCTGACAGATGAACTGTACCCACAATCTTTATGCCTATTTGGTCTGATTTTCAGGTCAGCTTTTAGGGGTTCCTACCAATTCCCTGGGTCTCTGACTATAGCCCCTCACCCCCATTTCACCCCTTGTTCTAGGGATCACCTTCTTATCTGGAGGCCAGAGTGAGGAAGAGGCATCCATCAACCTCAATGCCATCAACAAGTGCCGCCTGCTGAAGCCATGGGCCCTGACCTTCTCCTATGGCCGAGCCCTGCAGGCCTCTGCCCTGAAGGCCTGGGGTGGAAAGAAGGAGAACCTGAAGGCTGCCCAGGAGGAGTATGTCAAGCGAGCCCTGGTAAGGAAGTGGCAGGAGATGGGAGGGTGGTGGGATAGGCGGGATTCTGAAAAGAGACCTCACTCTGGCTCCTCTCCCCTCTTAGGCCAACAGCCTCGCCTGCCAAGGAAAGTATACCCCAAGTGGTCAGTCCGGGGCTGCAGCCAGTGAGTCCCTCTTCATCTCTAACCATGCCTACTAAGCGGAGGTATTCTAAGGCTGCCCCCTCAACACTCCaggccccaacccctcccacattCTTGAAGAGGGGGGCCTTATCCGGGGATCTAGGCTGCTTTTCCATCACTTTTGCCTCCCTTGTGACATTGATTTGTGGTGGTATCCATGTATGCTAACTCCATTGCTCTTTCCTGCCCACTGCCAATAAACAACTATTTAAGGGGGAATCTGTTGTCCATGTCTGTGATgttcaggggaggggagggccagggGAGGTGGCAGAGCCCAGAACAATTGAGTCCTTTTTTTTGTGTTCTTCCTTCCTGGTTAAGAAGAAGGTGAAGGGGCAGAATAGGATCTTCCTGCTCTGTAGTCTACTTGCCCAGGGCTTCAAGAGGAAAGGT
Coding sequences within it:
- the LOC108398455 gene encoding uncharacterized protein isoform X1, translated to MGRDLVESSSLLNTTPAPVSSPSLLLPIPAIVFIAVGIYLMLLCLVLLTRRCLLAQSCCTDCSSLCRKQGVSRPQDCCWTCVEACNFPLPSPANCLDACCPQPTEADWAPPCPRCCPLCDCACACQLPDCQSLNCLCFEIKLR
- the LOC108398455 gene encoding uncharacterized protein isoform X2 → MDESSSLLNTTPAPVSSPSLLLPIPAIVFIAVGIYLMLLCLVLLTRRCLLAQSCCTDCSSLCRKQGVSRPQDCCWTCVEACNFPLPSPANCLDACCPQPTEADWAPPCPRCCPLCDCACACQLPDCQSLNCLCFEIKLR
- the LOC108398455 gene encoding uncharacterized protein isoform X3; protein product: MGRDLVESSSLLNTTPAPVSSPSLLLPIPAIVFIAVGIYLMLLCLVLLTRRCLLAQSCCTDCSSLCRKQGVSRPQDCCWTCVEACNFPLPSPANCLDACCPQPTEAHVVLSTYSRPSTWSSSRYWIRWKKPKLT
- the ALDOA gene encoding fructose-bisphosphate aldolase A, whose translation is MPYQYPALTPEQKKELSDIAHRIVALGKGILAADESTGSIAKRLQSISTENTEENRRFYRQLLLTADDRVNPCIGGVILFHETLYQKTDDGRPFPQVIKSKGGVVGIKVDKGVVPLAGTNGETTTQGLDGLSERCAQYKKDGADFAKWRCVLKIGEHTPSSLAIMENANVLARYASICQQNGIVPIVEPEILPDGDHDLKRCQYVTEKVLAAVYKALSDHHIYLEGTLLKPNMVTPGHACTQKFSHEEIAMATVTALRRTVPPAVPGITFLSGGQSEEEASINLNAINKCRLLKPWALTFSYGRALQASALKAWGGKKENLKAAQEEYVKRALANSLACQGKYTPSGQSGAAASESLFISNHAY